A window of Balearica regulorum gibbericeps isolate bBalReg1 chromosome Z, bBalReg1.pri, whole genome shotgun sequence contains these coding sequences:
- the POC5 gene encoding LOW QUALITY PROTEIN: centrosomal protein POC5 (The sequence of the model RefSeq protein was modified relative to this genomic sequence to represent the inferred CDS: inserted 1 base in 1 codon), whose translation MLCKRTXSLSEKRFFFRSDSLKPSGSAAGGGWCSQDEYEELLRYAVVTPKFEQGVSKWSEPPSERRAGGRFSSVTDDATHHKTPVLISVKEPSEANMERLCPALSEETSSQGSTRGPREVKETVVTELTLPDEKVTQIENILDLWSGSLKTNVLTELRKWKLSLIEHHKLQMQQEKDKHTAHVRQLSNEMENLKELLHTYEISIGRKDEVITNLTQALERQKERVELMRKFSLWRIQHIKAKQEEYANRIADRQFRTALMKKVWAAWRSLSEEKWKEKVAKACQLRAEDVCVQLTNDYEAKIAELTATLEQTKAEILRLQSEREQYEDTMKKAFMRGVCALNLEAMTMFQGKDSRTDPDVGSRRNDNGTIVAGRLPPSQCTPPSPPPPPATTLQLEDMFSTHLGHASTSQTRLDSDSPVIVTSTAAGSGGASTQKLPMAKVITSAQQKAGRTITARITGRADMGQKARIGGSLAVMGVAPPMSSIIVEKHHPVTQQTISQATAAKYPRTVLHSSGSTTVRPAGQVGRMLQGQTHNSVQSIKVVD comes from the exons ATGCTTTGTAAGCGCA CGAGCCTATCGGAAAAGCGCTTCTTCTTCCGCTCTGATAGTTTGAAACCGTCTGGCTCGGCGGCCGGGGGCGGCTGGTGCTCGCAG GATGAATATGAAGAGCTGCTTCGTTATGCTGTAGTGACTCCGAAGTTTGAACAGGGTGTCTCGAAGTGGTCAGAACCTCCTTCAGAACGGAGAGCAGGTGGCAGGTTTTCAAGTGTAACAGATGATGCCACTCACCATAAGACTCCAG tcTTAATATCAGTGAAGGAGCCTTCTGAGGCCAATATGGAACGACTTTGCCCTGctctttcagaagaaacttCTTCACAAGGGTCCACACGCGGTCCAAGAGAAGTCAAGGAAACTGTAGTGACAGAATTAACTTTACCCGATGAAAAAGTAACTCAAATAGAAAACATACTTGATCTCTGGAGTGGAAGTCTTaag ACAAATGTTCTGACTGAATTGAGAAAATGGAAGCTTAGTTTGATTGAACATCACAAGCTTCAAATGcaacaagaaaaagacaaacacacTGCACATGTGAGACAATTGAGCAATGAGATGGAAAACCTGAAGGAGTTGCTACATACTTATGAGATTTCTATTGGCAGAAAAGATGAG gtgATTACTAACTTGACCCAAGCACTGGAGAGGCAAAAGGAGAGAGTAGAGTTGATGAGAAAGTTTTCGCTGTGGCGGATTCAGCACATTAAAGCCAAACAAGAG GAATACGCAAATAGAATAGCAGACAGACAATTCCGAACAGCTTTGATGAAGAAAGTATGGGCTGCATGGCGCTCCCttagtgaagaaaaatggaaagaaaaagtagcaaAAGCCTGTCAGTTAAGGGCAGAAGATGTCTGTGTTCAGCTCACCAATGATTATGAAGCCAAAATTGCAGAG CTAACTGCTACTTTGGAACAGACAAAGGCTGAGATTCTGCGACTGCAGAGTGAAAGAGAACAGTATGAAGACACCATGAAGAAAGCCTTTATGCGTGGTGTATGTGCTTTGAATCTGGAAGCAATGACCATGTTTCAGGGCAAGGACAGTAGGACAGATCCTG ATGTAGGAAGTAGGAGAAATGATAATGGTACCATTGTTGCAGGAAGGCTACCTCCTTCACAATGTACTCCACcttcaccaccacctccaccagcaACTACTCTTCAGCTGGAAGACATG TTTTCTACCCACCTGGGTCATGCAAGCACTTCTCAGACCAGGCTAGATTCTGATTCTCCAGTAATCGTCACTAGCACAGCTGCAGGATCTGGTGGGGCGTCCACTCAGAAACTG CCCATGGCGAAAGTAATAACATCTGCTCAACAGAAGGCAGGAAGAACAATCACCGCTCGAATCACAGGCCGAGCTGATATGGGACAAAAGGCCAGAATTGGTGGTAGTTTAGCAGTGATGGGAGTTGCTCCACCCATGAGTTCAATCATTGTTGAAAAACATCATCCAGTCACTCAG CAAACCATATCCCAAGCCACTGCTGCTAAATATCCTCGAACTGTGCTCCATTCTTCTGGTTCTACCACTGTGAGACCTGCAGGACAAGTTGGGCGAATGCTTCAGGGCCAAACTCATAACAGTGTTCAGTCAATAAAAGTTGTTGACTGA